In Legionella lytica, one genomic interval encodes:
- a CDS encoding disulfide bond formation protein B, whose translation MTKLNFRRIQTFNAIVTLFVLFASLYFQYVVGLVPCPLCMMQRLCVFFLLAVMSLSFRTQKRAHAISGWMIFFAALGLFFASRQLWLQSLPAGNVPACMPGLDIMIRYFPWKTVAQTLLWGSGECAEATWHWLGISMAGWSAMYFIFMIVMGLFLFWNTHRSRFDRMYSRM comes from the coding sequence ATGACAAAATTAAATTTCAGAAGAATTCAAACGTTCAATGCAATAGTTACTTTATTCGTACTGTTCGCCTCATTGTATTTTCAATACGTTGTGGGTTTGGTGCCTTGTCCCTTATGCATGATGCAACGCCTTTGTGTGTTTTTCCTGTTGGCAGTTATGAGCCTAAGTTTTCGTACTCAAAAGAGGGCACATGCAATTAGCGGATGGATGATCTTTTTTGCCGCTTTAGGCTTATTTTTTGCTTCACGCCAGCTATGGTTACAATCATTGCCAGCAGGAAATGTGCCTGCTTGCATGCCTGGTTTGGATATTATGATTCGTTATTTTCCATGGAAAACTGTGGCGCAAACCTTGTTATGGGGTTCTGGGGAATGTGCTGAAGCTACTTGGCATTGGCTAGGTATTTCTATGGCAGGTTGGAGTGCTATGTATTTTATTTTTATGATTGTTATGGGGCTGTTTTTGTTTTGGAATACCCATCGCTCTCGTTTTGATAGGATGTATTCAAGAATGTAA
- the nagZ gene encoding beta-N-acetylhexosaminidase, translated as MPSQFMVDIEGTELSHIERELLAHPNVGAVILFTRNFINPEQLAQLTGEIRRINPALFITVDHEGGNVQRFQRQGFSSIPAARSYGKVYDLHREVGLAHTHEYGKIMAQDLLAHDIDLSLAPILDLEGNSRIIAGLDRAFHSSPDAVTDLAGAFIQGMNDAGMPAVGKHFPGHGSIVSDSHIAMPTSSASLEELEANDLKPFSELINKGLLTAVMPAHVTYEAIDKNNPAGFSKIWLHDILRTKLGFKGLILSDCLSMKGADIGNLKTRAERALKAGCDMLIVCHQPRELLLELMRSLSVEQTPESAARITAFKKQMVRFSKSHISPYSLYEKESVDEVQIIAGPNDAFNKTVEI; from the coding sequence ATGCCATCGCAATTCATGGTTGATATAGAAGGAACTGAACTATCTCATATAGAGCGGGAGCTTTTAGCGCACCCTAATGTAGGTGCAGTAATTTTGTTTACCCGTAATTTTATTAATCCGGAACAACTCGCACAGTTGACGGGTGAGATAAGAAGAATTAATCCCGCTCTTTTTATTACAGTAGACCATGAGGGAGGCAATGTTCAAAGGTTTCAACGTCAAGGATTTAGCTCTATTCCTGCTGCCCGCTCCTATGGGAAGGTTTATGATCTGCATCGGGAGGTCGGTTTAGCCCATACTCACGAATATGGAAAAATCATGGCGCAAGACCTTTTAGCGCATGATATTGATCTGAGTCTCGCCCCCATATTAGATCTAGAAGGAAACAGTCGTATAATTGCTGGTTTAGATAGAGCATTTCATTCATCTCCAGATGCCGTTACAGACTTAGCCGGCGCCTTTATTCAAGGCATGAACGATGCTGGCATGCCTGCTGTTGGAAAACATTTTCCCGGCCATGGCTCGATTGTATCAGATTCACATATTGCGATGCCTACATCCTCAGCATCACTAGAGGAATTAGAAGCAAACGATTTAAAGCCCTTTAGTGAACTAATCAATAAAGGCTTATTAACCGCGGTGATGCCTGCTCATGTAACCTATGAGGCTATTGATAAAAATAACCCTGCTGGTTTTTCCAAGATCTGGTTGCACGATATTCTACGCACTAAGTTAGGATTTAAAGGCTTAATCTTAAGTGATTGCTTAAGTATGAAAGGCGCGGACATTGGTAATTTAAAAACTAGAGCAGAACGTGCGCTTAAGGCGGGATGTGATATGTTGATCGTATGCCACCAACCTCGCGAATTATTATTGGAATTGATGCGCTCCCTCTCTGTTGAACAGACACCTGAATCTGCTGCCCGCATTACCGCATTCAAAAAACAAATGGTCCGTTTTTCTAAAAGCCATATTTCACCCTATTCCTTGTATGAGAAAGAATCTGTTGATGAAGTTCAGATTATTGCGGGACCTAATGATGCGTTTAATAAGACGGTAGAAATTTAA
- a CDS encoding HdeD family acid-resistance protein: MDNTEKMQIPMADSLQRHWGWLLGLGIILLIIGTIGLGMDIMLTLVSMYFFAAMLLVSGLSHFADAFKYQKWKGAVWQILIALLYVIAAGVVLYDPILASAVITAMLAWLLIIIGVTRISMSISLRDTEGWGWILFAGITSLILGVLILIKWPMSSLWVIGMFIAIDMIVSGWTYIFMALALRAGYKK, translated from the coding sequence ATGGACAACACAGAAAAGATGCAGATTCCAATGGCTGATTCATTACAACGTCATTGGGGATGGCTGTTAGGACTAGGAATAATACTTCTGATTATTGGTACTATTGGTTTAGGCATGGACATTATGCTGACCTTAGTAAGCATGTATTTCTTTGCGGCCATGCTGTTAGTCTCAGGTTTATCGCATTTTGCAGATGCGTTCAAATACCAAAAATGGAAAGGCGCTGTTTGGCAAATTCTTATCGCGCTGTTATACGTTATTGCGGCCGGTGTTGTGTTGTACGATCCCATTCTTGCTTCCGCAGTAATTACTGCCATGCTAGCCTGGCTACTCATTATCATCGGCGTAACTCGCATCTCAATGTCTATTTCTTTAAGAGATACTGAAGGTTGGGGCTGGATATTATTTGCTGGTATTACTTCACTGATTTTAGGAGTTTTAATCCTCATCAAATGGCCGATGAGTAGTTTATGGGTTATTGGTATGTTCATTGCTATTGACATGATTGTTAGTGGTTGGACTTATATTTTCATGGCCCTTGCACTACGTGCTGGTTATAAAAAATAA
- a CDS encoding c-type cytochrome: MKWSVVMLLSFFSFAGYADSDTERQETQLRIQPVGQVSVQEQPGSEHKTVATPAKKEPGAETYEQYCIVCHKDGLAGAPKFRNEQDWKPRLAGRTLSDLVASSIKGLNAMPTKGTCFKCSEDDLNAAISYMLPRS, encoded by the coding sequence ATGAAATGGTCTGTTGTGATGTTATTGTCTTTTTTCTCATTTGCAGGGTATGCAGATAGTGATACAGAGCGACAGGAAACGCAATTAAGAATTCAACCCGTAGGTCAAGTTTCAGTGCAAGAACAACCCGGCTCGGAACATAAAACGGTGGCAACGCCCGCCAAAAAAGAGCCTGGTGCAGAAACTTACGAGCAGTATTGCATTGTATGCCATAAAGATGGATTGGCGGGTGCTCCTAAGTTTCGCAATGAACAAGATTGGAAACCTCGTTTAGCCGGTAGAACATTAAGTGATTTAGTTGCTTCTTCAATAAAGGGTTTAAATGCGATGCCTACAAAAGGAACTTGTTTTAAGTGCAGTGAGGATGATCTGAACGCTGCAATTTCTTATATGTTGCCAAGATCATGA